A segment of the Bdellovibrio bacteriovorus genome:
CATGGTGTCGTCGATCAAAGTGGACATTTCATACATGTGGTGGATACCAGCATCTTTAGTCAGCTTGTCGGACATGCCACGCAGGATGCGAGCGCGAGGGTCGCCGTTTTTGTAAACGCGGTGACCGATACCCATAACTTTTTCTTTTGCAGCCAAAGCGTCTTTAACGAACTGCTGAGCTTTTTCCATCGTGCCGATTTTTTGAAGCATCAAAATAACCTGCTCGTTCGCACCACCGTGCAAAGGACCTTTCAAAGCGCCAATCGCAGAAACGATTGCAGAGTGAAGGTCAGACAAAGAAGAAGCCGTTACGCGAGTTGCGAATGCAGAGCAGTTCAGCTCGTGGTCAGCGTGAAGGATCAAGCACGTGTCCATCACTTTTACGTGCTCAGCTTTTGGCTCAGCTCCGCCACCCAGCATGTACATCATGTTCCAAGCCATGGATTTGTCAGCTTTAGGAGCTACAGGCTCTTTACCTTTGCGGATTGCATCGAATGCGCAAAGCAGAGTTCCCATTTTCGCTGTCAAACGAACAGACTTGCGCAAGTTTGCTTCAGCGCCGTTGTCGTTAGCATCAGAATCCCAGTGAGCCATCAAAGAAACAGCCGTACGCAACCAACCCATTGGGTGTACGTTGGTAGGGATTGCTTTCAAAACTTTGATGAAATCAGGGCTCAAAGCCATTTCATTGCGAAGTTGAGTGGAGAATGCCGCCAGCTCTTGAGCATTTGGAAGTTTGTCGTTCCAAAGAAGGTAAGTTACTTCCTCAAAAGTTGAATTCGCAGCAAGATCATCGATCGTGTAACCACGGAAATTCAGAGAATCACCGACGATAAAAGATACTTTCGTCGTACATGCAACAACGCCTTCCAAACCCTTGTCCAAGGCGCCTTCATAGATATTTACTTCAGCCATCGTAGTTTCCTTTCTGACTTATCAAATACTTCTTTTTTTAAACATTGTAGACTTAACAGGAGTTTTCACAAGTTGTCACGCGGTTCCCGCCCCAAGGTCTGATAAACCCCGCGACTGAAAACATAGTAAAAATCAAATTTCCCGGAGACCGATTTCGCCCCAGGAGCCGCTTTTACCGACTGGCAAGTTTGATGACTCGGTCTTTAACCTCTGTGACGATCAGTGTCTGGTCCCGGACGGGATCCGGTTTTCCTGAATATCGCTCATTCGCGAGCAGAATCTCGTTACGCAGTTCATGCACACCCTGCTTCGGGGCCCGAGAAATCGCCTCGGAAATCCCATGTCCACCCCAGTTCACGCCCAGGGAGTTCTGGGAAAGCTTCAACCCTTCGGTCGCCAAAATCAGACGGTCCCGCGGATTGAGCTGGATCACACGGCTTTGTGGCTCCGTGTTAAAGTCCTTGCCCAGACTTGGACCGGTCGGCAGAAGCTCTACCAGACTGTCCTGACCATAGACCTGCATGAAGCCATCGATGTTCCCGACAGAGCAGTACTGCATTTCAAAGCTGCGGCGGTCGACGATCCCGTAAAACACACTGGCTTTGTCTTCATTCTGAATGGACGGCACCACTTCCTTGGCCAGCAACGCCAGCACCTTGTGAGCCTCAAGCCCGCGACGGGCCTCGATCTGGGAAGAAATTTTAATAATCACGGACAGCAGTACCGAAGACAGCGAATAGCCGCTGGCACTGGAAATCAGAATGCCGAATTTAAGTTTGTCTTCGTGTTCAAAGATGTCGAAGTAATCACCGCCCGAACGGGTGCCGGGAAGGAATTTGGTGCTGAACTCAAACCCCTGAACGTTGGGAAGTTCTGTGGGGGAAAGAAACTTTTGCATGACCTGCGCCAGCTTCAGTTCCTGGCTGATCTGAGCAATCATCTTTTCCAGGGCGCCGTTGGCCTTGGAAAGCTCAAGGCGGTAACGGTGAAGTTCCGCCTCTTTCACCGCCAGTTCATGTTCCAGTTCTGAAATTCGCTCTTTGAGTTCGTCTTGTTCTTTTGCCATGACGGCTTATATTAAATTCTTTTTTACGCCCAGTCGTGAAGGAACAGATTCAGTTGTTCTTCTTCGGCCTTTAGTCGGGCTTGAATGTGTTCGGGCACCTGCCCTTCTTTCAAACTTCCTAACCCCTGAAGGTGATAGCGGATCTCGCTGTGTCGTTTGTGGACTTTCTCGCGGGCCCAGGTCATCACTGTGGATGACAAAAGCTCCCAGCGCTTCCAGGTCGGTCCGAAATAGCGGGAAGCCTGCATTTCATCGACTTTCGCGTTACCCCCGAAATGACCCCAGATCATCTGGGCCACAAACTGCACGGTCAAAATCAAAGCAAACAGCAAAACGAACTGCAGAGTCTTATCCTGAGCCCCCGCCGTGCCCGTGGTGAAGCCCAAATTCAGGAAGGTGCGCACCTCACCTGCGACCATCATTCCCAAAAACGCCCCGCTGGCCGAGACCATCGCAAACTGAGAACCGACGCGACGGCATTCCTGATTCAAAGACCGGCTTTGCCACCAGAAGAAGATCATGCGACCCACGCGCTCCCCCGCAACCAGCCCCAGAGCCGCGTTGAAAGAGATGGTGTTGGTTAATAGCAACCCCAAAGCCAACGCCAGGGACCAGAACTCCAGTTGCACAATCAAACTGATCAAAGCTGCCAGACAGAACAAGGCAATGACCGTCGGAAAGCGCCCATCGGCCAGGAAATAAGCCAGCTCACTTTGTCCCAGGGTCGTCATCAGAATACTGGCGTTGCGAAGCATGGATTCGCCCCCGACCAGGAACAGGCCTGTGCCCAGAACCCAGCCCAGAATGTTTTTCACCTGCACGGACATGAACACAGTCAGCAGCCCGACACCGGCCAGCCCCAGCAGGAAGTTTCCGTTGAAGCTCATGAACAGCAGCCCCAAAATCAGCACCCACCATGCACCGAGCGTGCTGAGACACATCAGCAAAACACTGGGACGAGTTCCCAAAACACGCAGATTCAAAAGCGCCAAACCAGAATACAAAGATTTTTGCGGGGATGCTTCCAGCACCACCACATCCACAGCGCGGATGAACATTTTTCCGAGAGTTGTTTCCAACCCCTTTTCCAGAAAGCTTTTTTGCAGGTTTGAGAAAACCACCGCCACGTACTTTTGGGAAAGATAAAGCCCCAGCAACATCAATACAAAACTACCCAACCACATAAGTATCATAGCGAACCACCTTTCCCTCGTAAGAATGACGAACACCCGGCAAAAGCTCTTCGGCCTGCATCGGGCGCTTCACCACCACGCGCTTCACCGGCCAGGTCAGGGCCTCTTGCAAAACCAGACTGGCGTCGTCGTCGTGACCGACCAGATCACGGAAGACCACCATTTCCTGCTTGGGAAGTGCGGATTTCTTTTTGTGCGGATACATCGGATCAAAATAAATGGCGTCCACTTCAAGCAGACCCTTGTTCTGTTTCAAAAACTGCAGGCTGTCGGCAAAGTGCAGTTCATAGGACTTCAGATAGTCCTTTTGGGTGCGCGCGAAGGCCTCTTTCAAAAGAGCATACAGCACCGGTGAGCGCTCGACCCCAATCACGGTGAATCCCAACTGGGTCAAAAACACACTGTCGATCCCCATACCTACCGAAAGATCCAAAACCCGGCGCGCCCCTTTGGCAACCCCCAGCGCTTTGGCGATCAATTCGTTTTTTCCCCGGTGCCCTTTGCGTTCGTAGTCCAGATGGTTTTTATCGAAATCAATTTCAAGCAGGCGCTTTTCCTGATCGCGCACAAACACGCCCTCAGGTTCGACAAAGAAATGAAAGAAGTATTGTTCGGGATTTTCAGGATTCAGCGGTGCCTTCAGAAAAGACGCCCACTCGACAGCCTTGTCGTGGACTTCCGGAGCGGAAGCCCGAACACAAATGCGAAGGCCGCCGTCTAGCGAAGCAGGTACCAAAGACACTCAAAAACCCACATGCCAATGGCGATCAGGAACAAGTAGAAACCGGAGCGGAACACCTTGCGCATCTCGCTGCCCACAGGGCTTGAAATGTTTTTCAGTTTATAGATGAAGCCCACGGACGCAAAAGCCAGAACCACCGTCAGATAAACGCCCCAGTAAAAACCGGCGTAGTTCAGATGGTAAACCAGATTGAAGATCAGGAACAAAATCCACCAGCCGGCAATCAGGCGGCGGGCCTTGTCAAACCCCAGCCAGTTCACGGTGTTGGTGAAACCCGCCTGACTGCTCGGGAAGATATTCATGAAGTTTCTCAGGTGCACGACGAACAGCACCAGCCAACCCCACACGCAGCCCAGCCAGAAGGCTTCGACGTCACCAGGAACACCCATTGCGATCTGGAAGCCCACAGTCAACAAAGGCCCCAGCATCACAAAAAGAGCAAACTCGCCC
Coding sequences within it:
- a CDS encoding PP2C family protein-serine/threonine phosphatase yields the protein MAKEQDELKERISELEHELAVKEAELHRYRLELSKANGALEKMIAQISQELKLAQVMQKFLSPTELPNVQGFEFSTKFLPGTRSGGDYFDIFEHEDKLKFGILISSASGYSLSSVLLSVIIKISSQIEARRGLEAHKVLALLAKEVVPSIQNEDKASVFYGIVDRRSFEMQYCSVGNIDGFMQVYGQDSLVELLPTGPSLGKDFNTEPQSRVIQLNPRDRLILATEGLKLSQNSLGVNWGGHGISEAISRAPKQGVHELRNEILLANERYSGKPDPVRDQTLIVTEVKDRVIKLASR
- a CDS encoding citrate synthase, yielding MAEVNIYEGALDKGLEGVVACTTKVSFIVGDSLNFRGYTIDDLAANSTFEEVTYLLWNDKLPNAQELAAFSTQLRNEMALSPDFIKVLKAIPTNVHPMGWLRTAVSLMAHWDSDANDNGAEANLRKSVRLTAKMGTLLCAFDAIRKGKEPVAPKADKSMAWNMMYMLGGGAEPKAEHVKVMDTCLILHADHELNCSAFATRVTASSLSDLHSAIVSAIGALKGPLHGGANEQVILMLQKIGTMEKAQQFVKDALAAKEKVMGIGHRVYKNGDPRARILRGMSDKLTKDAGIHHMYEMSTLIDDTMFNEKGLMPNVDFYSATVYFSMGIPTDLFTPIFAASRISGWCAHAFEQYANNRIYRPRGKWAGKEGLKWTPANQR
- a CDS encoding class I SAM-dependent methyltransferase, whose translation is MSLVPASLDGGLRICVRASAPEVHDKAVEWASFLKAPLNPENPEQYFFHFFVEPEGVFVRDQEKRLLEIDFDKNHLDYERKGHRGKNELIAKALGVAKGARRVLDLSVGMGIDSVFLTQLGFTVIGVERSPVLYALLKEAFARTQKDYLKSYELHFADSLQFLKQNKGLLEVDAIYFDPMYPHKKKSALPKQEMVVFRDLVGHDDDASLVLQEALTWPVKRVVVKRPMQAEELLPGVRHSYEGKVVRYDTYVVG